TttcaacataatgtttttgaaCAAGCTTCTCTCAAAGCTTGTGTCAATACACAAAAGGATATAGCTGGTCATATGTTTACCAatgacacacacaaatacactgGGATACTCCTTAGAGATGCATACAAGTACCTTGTGTGTAACCCTAAGCCCTCCATGTGTCTCAGTTCACATTAACTCGCTCTTCTGagaattgattttgttttatttttctttattttctaaccaCTTCTAAAACCATTTGTTTTGTGGGTTATATgggattatttataaaatagatttcagGTATTTTTGAAGACATTATTTTTGAAGACTATGTTCTATAGGCTAGAACAAATATACACACTACATTCCTATTCTTtacaaaataatccaaataatccTTGGAAAATTAATATCTTAAACGAAGTCAAACCAAACTATAACTAGACAGACTTAATTTCctagaaatagaacattttccaATGCTATCCTACAGGTTATCATGGatccatgaaaaaaatcagtaatcagTTAGATGTGAAAAGTTGTAAGACTACAAATAACAAAGGAAGGTTTCCTGACATAGAAGATAAACACCATCACATTTATGGTTTCTCCTGGACTTCTCCTTACTCTCGGGCAGGAGTAATTCAGCTGAGCAAACTCAATGTGCAAAATATGCAATCATTCTTCTGAGAAAAGGCAAAGCAGAGAGAAATGTCTACACAAATGGGAACCAAGACACAGAGCTAATGGGATTATGTGATTCAAAAGACaagaggataaaagaaaattaaagtaatagCACCTTCAAAtgtagaaaataagtaaaaagacatAATAGGGAGCTGGAATCTCATGGATTTTATACCTTTCCAGGGAGCTACATGggatgtatgtttaatttttaacctttctgacattacatattttattactaATGCATGGTAGTTCATAACATAAGGGGAAGTTCTGGATATGTGAGAACAGCatgtaaaatgcaataaaaagaaaagatagcatCTTTGAATTTAATTCACTGTTTATTTAATTTGTATAGGTTTTCctagaaaatagataaaagaaaaataaagatacagtaCATTTTTGACTGAGTTGACTCAATCCAACTGGAAAAACACATAGGAAGAAACACCAATATGGAACacaggattattttaaaaggagtaaTTGCACAGTTTCATAGCaacaaaagaacaaggaagaaataataaatactactGGTTTTTTTATGAATTGGCAAAATCTTCtggaataagaaaatatcagGAGTGTGTTTTATATGTAAGATATGAACACGAATGCATCGTGGGAGCAGCATTATAAGCAGAAAAGATAGAAGAACAGTTATAGAGCTGATAGACTTTACAGTATGTTTGGAGAATGTAGAGGAGTGCAGTGTAGCTGACTGAAAGCAGcctaggaaagggaaagaaatgaagaaaagtacaaaaagaggaaaaatctatgtttctaGAAGCCACATGCCCTCCTCAATCTTCACACGTGTTAGCCAAAGAAATATTTCAACTTTATAAAGTACATCATTACACATTTCATAGATATTTGAAAGATGGAGATGCATATATAATTAAAGCAAATAACcaagacacaaagataaaaatgtaccAGAGTCAGTAATCGCTGAGCTCTCCCTGACCCCAAAACTTGTCATTTTAACACCATCCTTTCTACCATTATAATGCCTTCTGAGACTAGCAGATTCAGCCAGGACCAATTGTGATAAACAAGTGagaactttggattttattccaaggaAATATTGTTCTGTGTACATTATTGGAGAGGACAGTGCTATGATTAGGCATGTGTTTTAGAAAGACATTTCTAGCATTCCTCAAACCCATTCAACCACATGTGGAACCAGTTGGCAACTTTAGTGTACATATTGCAATCTGAACTACAGTGACttgcttctttgtctcttataaTGTTAGAGCTCATTTAGTCCAATTCCCCAAAGAAAGCTATGTTTCCATAACATCTCAAATAATAAATGCTCTGGGAACACATGGTCAGAAGTGGAATGAATATCACCTTTACCTGAATTTCGTATGTGCCATTTTAGACCACACCTTCCACATGGCATTTCTCATCTCCATGTTTCTCAGGGTATAGATGAGAGGATTCAATAAGGGAGCAATCACAGTGTAAAACACAGAGATCTCCTTATCCTTGTTTTCACTCCCTGCAGGTAGAACATAAATATAGATACAAggcacaaagaataaaatgaccaCCATTACATGAGAGCTGCACGTGGAGAGAGCTTTGCGTCTCCCTACAGAGGAGTGGGTCCTCAGATTGTATAATATGAGAATGTAAGAAGCCACCAGGACAAGAAACACAGCAACCACCACCATTCCTGAGTTTGAAATCACTAAGATATTAACAACACGAATATCTCTGCACACCAGTTTCAAAAGAGGCTTCACATCACATATGTAATGATTTATCTGATTAGGACCACAGAAAGGTAAATTGAGTACCAAGAGCAATAGAGCAACAGAGTGCCAAAACCCCACACTCCAGGCCATGAAAATCAACAGGTTACACCTCCGCCGGCTCATGATGACCATGTAATGCAGGGGCTTGACAATGGCCACATAACGGTCTAAAGCCATGGACACCAAGATGAATATCTCCACCCCTGCCAGCAAGTGGGCAGTGAAGAGCTGGGTCATACAGTTGTTATAGGAAATGTTTTTTCTGGCTGCACCTAAGTCCCTGATTAGTCTGGGGACTACAGTGGAAGTGTAGCAGAGGTCCATGAGAGAAAGGTGGCAGAGAAA
The Canis lupus familiaris isolate Mischka breed German Shepherd chromosome 18, alternate assembly UU_Cfam_GSD_1.0, whole genome shotgun sequence genome window above contains:
- the OR4A82 gene encoding olfactory receptor family 4 subfamily A member 82; translated protein: MENQNNVTEFVFMGLWGNKQMELLFFFLFLLCYLAILMGNFIILLTIICSHLIEQPMYYFLCHLSLMDLCYTSTVVPRLIRDLGAARKNISYNNCMTQLFTAHLLAGVEIFILVSMALDRYVAIVKPLHYMVIMSRRRCNLLIFMAWSVGFWHSVALLLLVLNLPFCGPNQINHYICDVKPLLKLVCRDIRVVNILVISNSGMVVVAVFLVLVASYILILYNLRTHSSVGRRKALSTCSSHVMVVILFFVPCIYIYVLPAGSENKDKEISVFYTVIAPLLNPLIYTLRNMEMRNAMWKVWSKMAHTKFR